ATACGCACTTCTTTCCATGTATGCTATCACGGATTTCTGCATTTGCCTAGCTGGGAAAGAGCCGATAAAATACCCTGCCGAATGGAGATCCAGCAGGGTAGAAAGCTTGTCTTGATGTGGGGGGAGTACGCTGTTTTCCAGTATTATTCCCACTCGATGGATGCCGGGGGCTTGGTAGAGATATCGTAGAGGACGCGGTTGATGCCTTTAACTTCGTTAAGGATCTTGTTGCTGATTTCCCGCAGGAGGCTGTAGGGCAATTCCACCCAGTCGGCGGTCATGGCGTCTTCCGAGACGATGGCACGGAGGTTGGTGGCGAATTCGTAGGAACGCTCGTCGCCTTTGACTCCGACGGTCTTAACGGGGATGAGGCCGGCGTAGGCCTGCCAGATTTTGTCGTACCAGCCATGTTCTTTGAGTTTGCCGATGAAGATGGCGTCACAGTCGCGGATGATGTCGAGACGATCTTTGGAAACGGCTCCCGGGCAACGCACGGCGAGTCCGGGGCCGGGGAAGGGATGTCTCCACAGAATGTCGTGTTCGATGCCGAGGGAGGCGCCGAGGGCACGGACTTCGTCCTTGAAGAGTTCCGCCAGTGGTTCCAGGACCTTGCCTTGGGACTGGAGTTCCAGAATTCGGCCAACGCGATTGTGGTGCGTCTTGATGGTAGAGGCTTTGGACTTGGCGTTGGAAGCGCTTTCGATCACGTCCGGGTAGAGGGTCCCCTGAGCGAGGATTTCGGCATCGCCGACAGCGTCCCAGAAGACGTCAATGAAAAGTTCTCCGATGATTTTACGCTTCTTTTCAGGTTCCGGTACGCCGGCCAGAGCATTGAGGAAGCGTTCCGAGGCATCGACGGTTTCAATTTCGACGCCCATGCGCTTGAAGTTGGCGCGGACTTCGTCAGCTTCGTTTTTACGGAGGAGACCGTTGTCTACGAAGATGGCACGGACATTGACCTGGGCTTCGTGCAGGAGGACGGCGAGGACGGTGCTGTCCACTCCGCCGGAGACGCCGCAGACGACCTGCTTGTCGCCGACGCGTTCCTTGATTTCGCGAACCATCTGGTTTTTGAAGTCGCCGATGTCGAACTTCTGGAGGTTTTTCGCAGTGGCAAGGAAATTGCGCAAGATGGTGTTGCCTTCATGCGAGTGGGTGACTTCCGGGTGGAACTGGATGCCGAAGCAGGTCTCGCCCCATTGCAGGGAGACGGGAATGCCGCTCTGGTTGCGAGCGATGATGCGACAGTCTTCCGAGATGTGGTCGACAGTGTCGGAATGGCTCATCCAGACTTGGGAGGTTGGGGAGACATCCTTGTAGAGGCCTTCGCAGGCACAGGGACAGAGGTCGGCGGGGCCGTACTCGCGCTTGTTGCTGGGTTTGACGGTACCTCCATGCTTGATGTTGAGGAGCTGCATGCCGTAGCACACGCCCAGGATGGGTACGTTGAAGGAGGTCAGCCACGTGTAGTCAAGATCGGGAGCATCGGCATCGGACGTGCTCTTGGGACCTCCGGAGAGAATGATGGCTCCGGGTTCTACGATATGGTCCAGATCTTCCAAGGCATACAGTTTGGCACTGTAGCCGAGTTCGCGTACGCGGCGCACGATGAGCTGGGTATACTGGGAGCCGAAGTCGATGACGGCAACGATGTGTCGATCGTCCATGGATATTGGGGTCGGTGGGGAAGGATTAGCAGCTGTAGTTGATGGGCTCTTCCGTGATCTGGATGTCGTGCGGATGGCTTTCCTTCAAACCGCCGGATGTGATCTGGACGAAACGGGCTTTCTCGCGGAGGTCGGCAAGATTGCGGGCTCCGACGTATCCCATGCCGGAACGGAGCCCGCCCATGAGTTGGAAGGTGACGTCGCCGAGCGTTCCTTTGAACGGAACCCGGGCTTCGACGCCTTCGGCGACGAGTTTGCCGGAGCTGTTTTGACCATAGCGGTCTCCGGAACCGCGGCGCATGGCGCCGATGGAGCCCATGCCGCGGTATTGTTTGAAGTGACGGCCCTGATAATGGACCATTTTGCCCGGGCTTTCTTCCGTTCCAGCCAGGAGACCTCCCAGCATGACGAGGTCGGCGCCGATGGCAAGGGCTTTGACGATGTCTCCCGAGTAGCGAATACCTCCGTCGGCAATGACGGTGACTCCTGCAGGCCGGGCCACGCCGGCTACTTCCTTAATGGCGGTGAATTGGGGCATGCCAACGCCGGAGATGATGCGCGTCGTGCAGATGGAGCCGGGGCCCACGCCTACTTTGATGGCTTGAACACCGGCATTGATAAGATCGGAGGCTCCTTCAGCCGTGACGACATTGCCGGCTATGACGGGTTTGTCGGAAAGTTCGCGCAGTTTACTGACGACTTCCATGACGCGGGTAGTATGACCGGTGGCGGCGTCGATGAAGAGAGCGTCCGCTCCGGCCTCAATCAGGGCTTGGGCACGTTCGTAATATTCAGGGCCTACTCCGACGGCGGCTCCGCAACGCAGGTGGCCGCTGGAGTCCTTGGATGCGTCGCCGAACATGGCGCGTTTCTGGATGTCGGTTTCGGTGATGAGGCCAGCGAGACAGCCGTTGGCATCAATGAGTGGCAGTTTTTCGATGCGGTGCTTGTAGAGGATGCTGCGGGCTTCTTCGATCGTGGTCGTAGGGGCGGCCGTTACCAGCTTGTCGAGGTGGGTCATGACGTCATCGACACGGGTTCCCTCGTAGTTGTCAATGCCGCGCATGTCGCGTCCGGTGATGATACCCTGGAGTTTGTTGTTGGCATCGACGACCGGGAAACCGGAAAATCCGTGTTCGTTCATGATATCTTGCACTTGGGCAAGCGTCATGTCCTTGGAGACCGTGAAGGGCTTGGGAATGACCGCGTTTTCGAAGCGTTTCACGCGGGAGACCATAGCTGCCTGCACATCGATGAGATTGTTGCGATGGATGACTCCAAGGCCGCCTTCCCGGGCGAGGGCGATTGCCAGTTCGGACTCGGTCACTGTGTCCATGGCGGCCGAGAGAACGGGAATCTTCAAATCAAAACCGGGAACAAGCTGGGAGCTGAGATCGGCTTCACCAGGGAGGATGGCGCTCTTGCGGGGCAGCAGGAGCACGTCGTCAAAACTTAAACCAATGTTAAAATCCGCCATGCGCGAATCTAATCTCTTCGGGGTCCAAAATCAAGACGAATTCCGTGCTTTGAATTGGAAAACATGCAAAGATTCCTGTTGCTGACGTAGAAAACGTTTTCCGGGACACCATGGCCATGCTTTGGCGACGGCCATGGTGTGAGGCCGGGTATTTCCCTGCCGGTTTTTATTTGCGGGGAGAGAATTGTTCGGTACGGAGCTCCTTTTTGTCCTTGTCGTAGTGAATGACTTTCATTTTCTGCGGATTGGCCGAGATGATGACGGCTCCTTCATTGTCGTTGACGAGGATGGGGAAGGGGACGTCTTTCTCTTTGCCGCCGGGTACGAAATAGTTTTTGTGGGTGTGGGCCGAGATCATGATGTCTACACCTGCTTTGGCCAGTGTGGGAACGAACATGGAACGGACGAGCTTCTCCGCATAGCCTTCTTCGACAAGGGCAGGAATGTGGATGATGGCAACGCGGTATGGAGCGGTCGTGAATTCACGTGTCCGGACAGCCTGTTTCAGCCATGCCTCCTGCTTCTTGAGGTAGGGGGCGAAATCGGTGACTCCTCCGAGTTCTTTTCTGGTGTCGGCTTTGTCTTCGCCGGCATCCAGCACAACGAAACAGACGGGACCCTGACGGAGCAGGAAGTAATATTCGCTGCCACTGTTGGGAGGGAATACATTGGGAAGATCCAGCGCGTTGCTACCGCGGTTTTCATGATTTCCGCGGACAAAGACGAAGGGAACATCCTTGGCGAAATCTTTGGCAGGATCGACGGCTACTTTGTAGAGCTGATCCTTGCCGCTGAGGTAGGAGACGGTATCCCCGTTTAGAATGCAGAAATCCGTTTTACCGGGTTTGACGTGCTGTCCGAGCAGATTGACGAGGCGTTCGGAATCCCCATGGATATCGTTGATGATGAAAACTTCGCATGTTTTGCTGGAAGGATTTAGAGTACGGAATGTACCGTCTGCCGGTTCTGACGAGGGCGGGATGGGATCTCCCTTTTTACCCCGGTCTCCGGCAAAAACCTTGTATTGGTAGACGGCACCCGGTTTGAGACCGGAGATTTCGACCTGGTGAGCATTGGTTTTGGTGCGCTTGAGGCCGTAGCGGGAATCCATCAGGATAGTCCGGTTCGTCGGTTGATCCTTGTCCCACAGTTCCACCCAGGCGGCTGTAGGTTTTTCCGTTGTCCACATGACGGTGGCACTGTCAGGGGCGATTCTTTGGAGATAGGGGCCATGGACGGTGGGTTCGTATGGTTCATCGGCATGTGCGGCTATCGCTGTGCAGAAAAGAGAGCAGGACAGGAGGGAAAGGGTCAGTTTTTTCATTGTATATCTGTTACTGCAAAATAGATATCGATCTTTCATGCGGGAGGATAAAATCTCAATTGCTCCTATGATTTGATCAAGGATCCCGGAGGAAAAAGAGGCTCGTGGGAAATTATGAGGACGTTTCAGTCCGAGGGGTTGACTTTGTTCAATTTGATTGTTAACAGAGGGTTCGTAACAGGAGAAAAAATATGGTTAATAAGGATATTCCCAGAAAGTTCATGCAGGAGTTCAAGGCTTTTGCTATGAAAGGCAATGTGGTAGATCTTGCGGTGGCCGTTGTGATCGGCGGCGCCTTCGGCAAGATCGTCAATTCCCTTGTTGCGGACATCATCATGCCTCTGGTCGGTTTGTTGACCGGCGGTCTTGATTTGACGAAAGATGTTTGGGTTCTTCGTGCGGCGGAGGACGGTAAGCCGGCTTTGACGCTGGGCTATGGCCTGTTTCTTCAATCCGTGATTGATTTTGTGATTGTGGCGCTGGCTATTTTCATCATGTTGAAGATTTTGATCAAAGCTCGTCTCCAGCAGGAAGCCAAGCCGGCTCCTGCCCCGGTCAAACCTGATGATGTCGTCCTGCTGGAAGAGATCCGCGATATCTTGAAACAGCAGAAATGACTTCTTTATCCACCGACTCCGCACATCGGGAAAAAGCAAGGGCGGCCATTTCATCCGTTTTGTGGTCGCTCTTTTTGACGGGTATCAAGATTTGGGCGGGTCTTGCAACGAACAGTCTCGGTATTCTGTCGGAAGCCTTGCATAGCGGATTGGACTTCTGTGCGGCGGCAATAACGTTCTATGCTGTTCGGATGGCGTCGCGTCCGGCGGACGACGACCATCAGTATGGACATGAAAAGGTGGAGAACCTTTCTGCTCTGGCGGAAACGGTGCTGTTGCTGGTAACGTGCCTATGGATTGTCTGGGAGGCATTGGACCGTCTGATCTTTGGAGCGGGGTCGTTGGAACTGACTTGGTGGGCATTTGCGGTAGTTGCGGTGTCCCTGGCCGTGGACATCAACCGTTCTGCAATGTTGCGCCGTGTGGCGAAGGAGCACAAGAGCCAGGCCTTGGAGGCGGATGCCATGCATTTTACGACGGATATTTATTCGTCGGGAGTCGTCTTGCTGGGATTGGTTTGCGTGGGATTGTCGCGTTTTGTCGACGAGGGAAGTATCTGGCGTACCATGCTGGAGAAGGCGGATGCGGCAGCGGCTCTTTTTGTGGCCGGGATTGTTTGCGTTGTGGCGTGGGGGCTTGGGAAACGTTCGATCCATGCCTTGATGGACGGAGGATCGTCCGAAGTGAATGAGAAGATTTGTTCGGAATTGAGGACCAGTGCTCCCGAGTACCCGCTGTTGAGTCTTCGTTCCCGGGATATAGGTGCTAAAACCTATGTGGAAATGACAATTGGAACACCTCCGGAGTTACATGTGGAGGACGCGCACGAAGTGACGGAACTGATGGAGTCTCTGGTGCGCAAGGTTGTTCCTGATGCGGATGTTTTTATTCATGTGGAACCTTGTAGCATGCCTTTGCATGCATCTCCTGATATGGTGGCTCATGCTCTTGCTTTCCGTTACCATGTCCGGATTCATGGGTTTAGCGAAATCAGGAGGGGAAATGACCTTGTCCTGTTCATGGATGTGGAGATGCCGCCGGATATTTCCCTGAGAGAAGGTTATTCACGTGTCCGGGCATTCCAGGCTGATTTGGAGCAGGAATTGCATGTGACTGAAGTCGTGCTACGCATTGAACCGGACAAACGCGACTGGCCGGGGAAGTCGGACATAGGGAAGCTTTCCGAAGAGGAGGTCAGCCAGGTTGTGGAGAAACTTGGCAAGCAGATTCCCGACATTGTTTCAATTCGTGAAATTCGGTCGGATATCGTTAGCGGAGCCCCTATGATTGCCGTCCATGCGGTTGTTCCGGGCGGCTTGTCCATTTCCAGATGCCATGAGCTGGCTTCCGTTTTTGAAAAACGAATTCATACCGAACTTTCGTTTATGGGCAAGGTGGCTGTTATTCTTGAACCGGAAGAATAATTGCCGCATTTCTTTGTGTACCCGGCTGTTTCAGGCTTCAGGCGTTTGTCCTGTTTTCTGCGCAATGAGGCGAATAGTATTACGGAAGGCTTCGCCGCGTATATCGACGTATTTTCCCGTTGAGCTGCTTGTCTCGGTTTGATCTGCATCGTTAGCGGGATTGTTGGGAAGCCATACCTTGGTTTTCGTCAGATCGAAGTTGGCCAGGTAAGCAGTGTATGCCAGCCGGGCAAGATCCAGTGCAGATTGACCATTCTTGTTTTTAGCATTGAGGTCGGCTCCGGCCTCAATCAGGAATGCGATGGATTTGTCATTGCCGCGCATGGCTGCCAGCATGGCAGGCGTGTAGCCATTCTTCTCCGCAAGATTGATATCCAGGCCCGCTTTGATTAATTGCGAAGTCACGGAGGGCAATCCGCTCCAGGATGCCCAGTGCAGAGCGGTCCATCCGTCATTGTCGCGGGCTTTGGCATCAAGGCCGGAAACGGCGAGAAGTTCGGTCGTGTAATAATGCCGGATCTTGTCCTTGGCGTAGGTAAGTTCCGGGTTGTTATAGTGGGTGTAGGCTGCCCACATGAGAGGAGTGCGTCCGCTGAAATCGGGAGTGTTGGCAAGCTTGGCGGCTTCCCCGTTATGATTTTGGCCGAGGGCCTGCAGGAAAACGGGGTCTTTACCGTCGATCAATTGGCCTTTTTGGATGGTTGAGATGAGAGCCTGGGCATCATTGGTGACGGAAAATGCTTTTTGGATGCCGATGGCGATCCCCATGAGAATGCCACTGAAAAGGAGTAGGATGCAAAGATCCAGGAAAATGATTCCCCAGCGGATCCCGTGTTGCGTGTCGGATTCCTCATTCATGGTATCGGAAGTGGATTGAGAATGGTCGGTCATAGGAAATCAGGCGTCTTGTTGAATGGCTTCGGCTTCGGCAGGGGGCGGAGGCATCGGTTCCAGCTCTTTAGCTGCATCTTCTTCCGGATGGTCGGAGGCGATCGACTTCCTGGTTAGGATAATGGCAATCGGGCTGAGGACGGCCAGAGTCAGGTAAATAAACCACATGAACGAAGGGGATTGCCAGAATCCGATATGGCCGGTGTCCATTTTGGCGGCGATGCCGTCGTAGCAGAGATAGCTGATCAGCAAGCCCCCGATGACACCGTTGATCGGCTTGGCAATGAACATCGGCAAAGCGGCAATCGACATGTAGGAAGCGACTTTGTCTTTAGGGGCGACGCGTGCCACATACTCTGAAAAACGTGGCGAAAACAGCAACTCGCCAAAGGCGAAGATGACGATCTGCGTGATAATGGCAACCAGAAAGGCCTGGGATCGTGTCTCGATGCCCGGAATGATGTAGTACCACTCAATGGGAACGGCCATGAAGACGAGGGAGAAAGCCGAGATCGACATGCCGACGATCATCAGCTTGACTGTTGAGTATCTGTTAATGATCGGAATGAGCAGAATCAAGCCCAGAACGATGATCATCGGGTTGAGTGAATTGACAAAACCCAGTGCAAAGTCGTCATAGATCGTTCGCGAGTAATACTGGGGCATGATCAGGAACTGCAACGTGAAAACGATGCGTACTCCCAGCGTCAGTACGAGGAAGATGATCAACTTGCGGAAGGCGGATTCTTTCCATACTTCGGCGAAGAGCTGGAGCGGCCTGCGCTCCTGATCCTTTTTCTGCATGCGTTCGCTGGGCTCGGCATAGTAATCGTCGTCGAGGAAGCGCGTCAGGATGAAGACGATGATGCACATAACTGTGCCGAAGTTGATGACATAGTAACAGCCGTCGACATCGCCGTAAGCTTTACGGAAGCCGTCCACGATAGCCCAGCCGGACAACCAGGCGGCGATGTTCATGAAAAGATAGTAGAAATTAAAACCTGTTGGCCGGACTTTGATCGTTGTAAAACGCCGGATGGATGTCTGGATAACGGGACTCATGAAGGCTGTACCGAAGGACATGATGAAAATGCCGACCATGACGATAGGTCTGGAGTCTTCTATTTTCAAGTGCATGATATCTGTGGCGAAGTTCGTCCCGAGTCCCAGGAAAATTCGCCCGATTAGTAGCAAAACCAATCCGATGGTATAACTTTTCTTGATGCCGATAATATCGCAAATCGTTCCTACGGCAAAAACCAGCGCCGAAATGAAAAGGGTATAAAGACCGACCCACAGGGTGGAGGAGGCATCGTCAAATCCACAATACTTGTTCAGAAAGAGCGTGAAGATCGTGATCATGGAAAAGTATGCCAACCCGTCGAAAAACTGGATGAGGTTGGTAATCCAGAAATTACTGGATGCTTCTTTGAGAACCTTGAATTCGGAGAAGTATTTGACGATGGCGTTTTGATGGTCGTTGCTCATGTAGGCAAAGGGGCAAGGCTTAATGATCGGTTTTTCCCCGAGCGATTGCTGCGAGGCGGAAAGACGGAGGAGAAGTAGAAAAAGAAATGGGCACAGTCGCCTGTCTGATGGGAAGACCAAGCATGATGGGACAGTGTGCGTTCATTGATCAAAGAGATATAAAAAAGAATTTTTCCGGTTCTGAAAGTGGGGTAGTTCCCGGGCAGATTCAAGCATTTTCTTCCCGAAAGAACGAAGAAAGGAATCCGGGAATTCAGGAAAAAGACAATATAACTTATTGGAATTTAGTGATTATATATAATTGATCTTCCGCTCTCCAGCATTCAGTCGGGCTGGGAATCACCTCTATTTTTTAAACAAACGTTCAATAAATGGATGGATTGTTTCAGCCATGAGGCGCTGGCCTTTGGTATCAGGGTGAAGGGGGCCTGCTTTTTGTCCGTTGATGACGACGACATGGGGATCGTAGAACAACTCTGATCGGAGGGAGCCGTCCGGGTTGAGGAAAACGTGGCGGATGTCCAGGAAAGTAACCTCGGAGCGGTCGGAATAGAAGCGTGCCAACCGGTCGTTGACTTTCATATCGATCTGGAATTTTTTAACGGGTTCGGCTGCTGCGGGGACATGCCAGTGATGGATGTTGCTGGGCAGGATACCGATCAGAAGAATGTGTGATTCCGGGAGTTTAGCCCGGACTTTATCGACGACCCGGCGGATGCCTCGGAAAGTTTCCTCCTCCGAGATTCCCTGGCCCGTATCGTTGGTTCCGATCATGATTTGAACAACTTTCGGGGAGATGTGGTCCAGGATGCCCTGATTGCCGATGCGTGCAAGAACATCATCGGTTGTATTGCCGCTGACTCCGAGGTTAACGGCATTGTACGGGGTGTAAAATTCTTTCCAGATAGGAAGGAAGTCCTGATAGGGAGGTTGGGCTTTGTGATAGTTGTCCGTGATGGAATCGCCGATGGCGGCCAGTTGGATTTGCTCGGGGGCTATGCCGTCGATCGTTTCGGGTCGTGGAACCTTTCCGCCTTTGTAGGATGAGTCGATGCGAGAGAGTGTGCCGGCTATTTCTTCTCCGAGAATTCCATATCCCGTTGGTTTCAAGTGAACACCGTCTGATGTGCAAGTATTGCGGATGATACCGGGTTCATTGCTTTGGAGGGCCAGTCCCGGATTTGCGAAAAAGATTGTTTTGTTGTCGGCGAGGCTGGCGAGACGCTTGTTCGTATCGGCGATGACCGGGCCGAGTTCTTTTTCCCGGCGGGGGAGGATTCCCAGAATGAGAATTTTCGAAGCCGGCGTTTTTTGACGGATGAGTGAGACGAGGGCTTTCGTATTGTCGGCACATGCTTGGGCTGAATCTTTACGATGCCCGAGATTGTTGGTTCCTATCATTAGAATAACGACGCGAGGGGAAATACCGTCCAGTTCTCCCTGTTCGACGCGGTAGTAGGCGTTGTCGACATAGTCGAATCCGAACCCCATGTTGGTGACGGTATGCGGTCCAAACAATCTTGCCCATGAGGCTTGCCCATATTGGCCGAACCGGTCTGCCGGTTCCCCTCCCCAGTGGTGGGTGATGGAATCTCCGATAATAACATATTCCGGTTTGACGGACTGATGGCGCAGTTTAATCGCTTCATGCCGATCTGTCCATGTATAGGAAGTCTTGTCTCTGTCCTGTGATTCAGGTTTTAGTGTAGACGGGACGGCTTCCGTTAGATGCGTCAGGCATGGCGCTAGGACAAGCATGGCAAGAAGGAGGAAATGTTTCATCATGATGGAGGTCTTTTTTAAAGTACTAAAAATACTAATGTTCCTCGTCCGCCAAATCAAGTCCTTGTCGATAGTCTTCGTACTGGATCATGGCGATTGTTGGGCTGGATTTCAAATCATCAGGCATTTTAAAACAGTTTGGGGCGACCCCTCGTTGTGTGGAGGAGCCGCCCCGCTGTGTTTCTCTTTTATTGCGTCTTCTGTTCCTATCAGAAGTTGTACCGGTAGCCTATGCTCCCGTTGGCCGAGGTCATCCGGCTCCGCAGGTCCGCGTTGGCTTCCACAAAGATCGTGCCCTGGTCCCCGGTCGGGATGCTCAGTCCCGCACCGAATTGCAGGCCCGTCGTCCCCGCCTTGCTCCCCTTCACTCCACGGCTGAAGCCGGGCACGCCCACGAAGCCCACCTGCGCTTCGTTCCGCGTGTCTCCGAAGTCCTGCGACACCTGCGCCCGCACTTCCGCCAGGGATTCGCGACCGAACAGGTTGCCTCCCGTCAGGCCCATCCAGCGCACTCCCGCCGAGACGGTGCCCGTCGTGGCGTCCATGCCGCCGGCGCGGAGTCCCGCGCTGCCCGCACCCTCTTCCGTGTAGTCGTCCACGCTGCTCTTGAGGATGGAGACGTTGACGAGGGGCTGGAGGATCGCGCTGTTCTCTTCGTTGAGACTGATGTCGTAGGTGCCTTCGTACATCGCTCCCCACACCTGCCCCCCGGGCGTGCCGTGGCCGGTGTAGCTGCCCGAGCCGCAGGGGACGGTGCGGTCGATGTCGCTCTGGCTCCACCCCGCCGTCAGGATGACGTTGTGCCCCCACTTGCCGCTCTGGTAGCGACCGAAGAGGTTCACGTAGTAGACTTCCATGTCTCCGCTGAGGGAGTCGGCCGCCGTCGAGGTGAGTTTCCCGTAGCTCGCCGTCATGGCGAGCCCCGCGGTGAATTTGCTGCTGAGGTTGGCGTCGACCCCGAAGGTGCCTCCCCAGGTGTTGTACTGGTAGCCCGCTTCGTCCCCGTCGGTGTTGAGGCGGTTGTAGGTGCCGGTGGCCTGCAGCCAGGTGTTCCACAGGGGGAGGTCTCCTTCGTAGCTGTACCCGTCGGGCAGCCCCATGGTGGTCATCCGGTTGCGCACCAGGGTCTGCTGGTAGCGGTAGTCGGCCTGCAGCGAGCCCAGGAGGCTCGTTACCGTGCTGCCCGCGGCGGCGGCCATGGTGCGGCTGGCTCCGGCACGGTCGTGGGCCTTGATGGAGGCGTCCACGGCGTTGAGGAGGGCGGCGAGGGTGCTGTCCCTGTCGGTGGTCTGCGGGTTGACGGTGACCAGGGCGTTGTCCATGAGGGCTCCGCCGCTGCGGGCCGTCTCGCTCTGCGCCTGGTGGACGTAGAAGCCGTTGCGGTTGGCGGCGGTGGTGAGGATCATGGTGCCCTCGACGGTTTCGACGCGGGACTGCGACGGGTCGAAGTATTTGCCGAAGAGTTCGTCGAAGACGAGGTTGATGCCTCCCTGCTGGCTGACTTTGGAGGCCAGGGCGATTTGCAGGGGCATGGTGCCGTGGATGACTTCCTGGCCGTCTCCGGCCGCGAGGCGGACGGTGGCTCCCTCGGCGATGTCGAGGGTTTCCCTGCCTCCGGTGGTGACGAGGGGGCTCGTGGAGGAGAGGCTGCCGGAGGCTTCGGTGTTGAGGATGAAGCCGAGGGTGGAGTCTCCGCTGACGGTGCCTCCCCGGCGCAGGGTGAGGGTGTTGTTGGTCCCGTCCCCGTTGCCAGCGATGAGGGTGGCCGTGGAGCCGCCCGTGAGGGTGAGGCCGGAGTAGGTGGCGTCCCCGGAGGTGTAGTCGAGGGTGAGGGAGCCCCCTCCGGAGGCGGCGAGGGCGGCCGCCTTGCTGCCGGTGCCCGCGAGGGTGAGGGAGGCGTCCCTGCCGGAGGCGGCGAGGGTGCCGCCGAAGTCGGCGAGGGTGCCGGCGTAGGAGGCTTTCCCGGTGAGGGTGAGGTTTCCTTCTCCGGCGAGGGTGCCCAGGCCGTTCCAGGCGGTGAGGGTGGCGGAGGTGTCCGGGGTGTCGAGGATGAGGCGGGTGGATTCCCCGGTGACCAGGGCGATGCCGTCGAGGGCTCCCGCGGCGGTGAGGGTGGTGGTGCCCGCCCCGAGTTCGAGGGTGCCCGATCCCGCCGCGCCGCCGAGGGCCTTGACGGTGCCGGCGATGGCGGCGCCGGAGGCGAGTTTCAGGGTGGAGTCTCCGCCCAGGAGGATGGAGCCGGAGGCTTCGTCCAGGGTGCCTGCTTCGAGGACGGACTTGGAGCCGGTGAGGGCGAGGGTGCCGTCCCGGCCGACAGCAAGGGTGCCGACGGCGGCCGAGGCTCCCTGTCCGGAGAGGGTGAAGGTGGCGGCTTGCGCGTCTCCGTCGCCGACGGTGAGGGAGGCGATGGAGTGGGCGGCTCCGACACGGGTCAGGGCGATGCCGCCTTCTTCGACGGTGAGGCTGCCGCCGAGGGTGGCGGTGCCCCCGATGGTGAGGGTGGCTTCCCCGGTCTTGGAGAGGGCGGTGTGTTCCCCGGCGGTGAGGTTGCCGGCGAGGACGGAGTCGACGAGTTCCCCGTCCTTGTCACGGTCGTTGTAGAAGCGGACGCGGGCGGTGCCCGTC
This is a stretch of genomic DNA from Akkermansia sp. N21116. It encodes these proteins:
- the guaA gene encoding glutamine-hydrolyzing GMP synthase, with product MDDRHIVAVIDFGSQYTQLIVRRVRELGYSAKLYALEDLDHIVEPGAIILSGGPKSTSDADAPDLDYTWLTSFNVPILGVCYGMQLLNIKHGGTVKPSNKREYGPADLCPCACEGLYKDVSPTSQVWMSHSDTVDHISEDCRIIARNQSGIPVSLQWGETCFGIQFHPEVTHSHEGNTILRNFLATAKNLQKFDIGDFKNQMVREIKERVGDKQVVCGVSGGVDSTVLAVLLHEAQVNVRAIFVDNGLLRKNEADEVRANFKRMGVEIETVDASERFLNALAGVPEPEKKRKIIGELFIDVFWDAVGDAEILAQGTLYPDVIESASNAKSKASTIKTHHNRVGRILELQSQGKVLEPLAELFKDEVRALGASLGIEHDILWRHPFPGPGLAVRCPGAVSKDRLDIIRDCDAIFIGKLKEHGWYDKIWQAYAGLIPVKTVGVKGDERSYEFATNLRAIVSEDAMTADWVELPYSLLREISNKILNEVKGINRVLYDISTKPPASIEWE
- the guaB gene encoding IMP dehydrogenase, with translation MADFNIGLSFDDVLLLPRKSAILPGEADLSSQLVPGFDLKIPVLSAAMDTVTESELAIALAREGGLGVIHRNNLIDVQAAMVSRVKRFENAVIPKPFTVSKDMTLAQVQDIMNEHGFSGFPVVDANNKLQGIITGRDMRGIDNYEGTRVDDVMTHLDKLVTAAPTTTIEEARSILYKHRIEKLPLIDANGCLAGLITETDIQKRAMFGDASKDSSGHLRCGAAVGVGPEYYERAQALIEAGADALFIDAATGHTTRVMEVVSKLRELSDKPVIAGNVVTAEGASDLINAGVQAIKVGVGPGSICTTRIISGVGMPQFTAIKEVAGVARPAGVTVIADGGIRYSGDIVKALAIGADLVMLGGLLAGTEESPGKMVHYQGRHFKQYRGMGSIGAMRRGSGDRYGQNSSGKLVAEGVEARVPFKGTLGDVTFQLMGGLRSGMGYVGARNLADLREKARFVQITSGGLKESHPHDIQITEEPINYSC
- a CDS encoding FN3 domain-containing metallophosphoesterase family protein, with protein sequence MKKLTLSLLSCSLFCTAIAAHADEPYEPTVHGPYLQRIAPDSATVMWTTEKPTAAWVELWDKDQPTNRTILMDSRYGLKRTKTNAHQVEISGLKPGAVYQYKVFAGDRGKKGDPIPPSSEPADGTFRTLNPSSKTCEVFIINDIHGDSERLVNLLGQHVKPGKTDFCILNGDTVSYLSGKDQLYKVAVDPAKDFAKDVPFVFVRGNHENRGSNALDLPNVFPPNSGSEYYFLLRQGPVCFVVLDAGEDKADTRKELGGVTDFAPYLKKQEAWLKQAVRTREFTTAPYRVAIIHIPALVEEGYAEKLVRSMFVPTLAKAGVDIMISAHTHKNYFVPGGKEKDVPFPILVNDNEGAVIISANPQKMKVIHYDKDKKELRTEQFSPRK
- the mscL gene encoding large-conductance mechanosensitive channel protein MscL, giving the protein MVNKDIPRKFMQEFKAFAMKGNVVDLAVAVVIGGAFGKIVNSLVADIIMPLVGLLTGGLDLTKDVWVLRAAEDGKPALTLGYGLFLQSVIDFVIVALAIFIMLKILIKARLQQEAKPAPAPVKPDDVVLLEEIRDILKQQK
- a CDS encoding cation diffusion facilitator family transporter, yielding MTSLSTDSAHREKARAAISSVLWSLFLTGIKIWAGLATNSLGILSEALHSGLDFCAAAITFYAVRMASRPADDDHQYGHEKVENLSALAETVLLLVTCLWIVWEALDRLIFGAGSLELTWWAFAVVAVSLAVDINRSAMLRRVAKEHKSQALEADAMHFTTDIYSSGVVLLGLVCVGLSRFVDEGSIWRTMLEKADAAAALFVAGIVCVVAWGLGKRSIHALMDGGSSEVNEKICSELRTSAPEYPLLSLRSRDIGAKTYVEMTIGTPPELHVEDAHEVTELMESLVRKVVPDADVFIHVEPCSMPLHASPDMVAHALAFRYHVRIHGFSEIRRGNDLVLFMDVEMPPDISLREGYSRVRAFQADLEQELHVTEVVLRIEPDKRDWPGKSDIGKLSEEEVSQVVEKLGKQIPDIVSIREIRSDIVSGAPMIAVHAVVPGGLSISRCHELASVFEKRIHTELSFMGKVAVILEPEE
- a CDS encoding ankyrin repeat domain-containing protein, whose product is MTDHSQSTSDTMNEESDTQHGIRWGIIFLDLCILLLFSGILMGIAIGIQKAFSVTNDAQALISTIQKGQLIDGKDPVFLQALGQNHNGEAAKLANTPDFSGRTPLMWAAYTHYNNPELTYAKDKIRHYYTTELLAVSGLDAKARDNDGWTALHWASWSGLPSVTSQLIKAGLDINLAEKNGYTPAMLAAMRGNDKSIAFLIEAGADLNAKNKNGQSALDLARLAYTAYLANFDLTKTKVWLPNNPANDADQTETSSSTGKYVDIRGEAFRNTIRLIAQKTGQTPEA